One segment of Podospora pseudopauciseta strain CBS 411.78 chromosome 5 map unlocalized CBS411.78m_5.2, whole genome shotgun sequence DNA contains the following:
- a CDS encoding uncharacterized protein (COG:S; EggNog:ENOG503P2A3) codes for MSGKHTGTYVNTDSKHEGANMTSRSTFLSRLSLSRSESPGIPFHNPISPTIRKKPSEHDMDDLSPRPDDSLLPSEGSRHRRQISPSIDHSTSDRASSVGSASKSKPNAPVLFHGPPPPIATSRILYRDEEEPQSYRPFDTAASTARNVGGVQFDRQDGSSAHIRGRDAVNYNEYELDAVWRNLHHRECQLQKELQNILDVQSACLSAQVGRAGSTGSPQASDAGTTTPTSTLHASTNSMSTARRVSFAQTTITHTGHVIPVRQPKKKRPSIREARTGLARHMTLLADLKAEEDANLTAALSMRKRALAQLRKLCRQREEITGELEKIEQDEEEPLAQEIRELTEERSNVASEIKELEERLVGLRNRKRYLDAKVADVESKRDAGLSGYRGALKDVDGKLGGILTRPSVKPLDLEGVIGPGQPVDRGSHLSGLEFLRLRPERRTPEMAKEWWEGEVALLTARKADVDRERLALEEGVEVWRETLQLVDKFELSVAAVMKHWAGKHDNDEANQEWVKAMSDVLGDMKGVIADMEGKLRLVEENGWNLLICAIGAEVEALELAKGLLVKGLRAGGLEVQDGSDDERDVDGDGGSTPHLRRSMSGSSGLQRSAIRFKSSSSSSSESAEGKNLVGVHDVEDGHRTEESDNEVPPDLLVSSSTARARDGLDRTCSRESTLSENEVPPEFLAEHV; via the exons ATGTCGGGCAAGCATACTGGTACG TATGTCAACACAGATAGCAAACACGAAGGCGCCAACATGACGTCCAGATCTACGTTCCTTTCCCGTCTCTCACTGTCTCGTTCCGAAAGCCCCGGCATCCCTTTCCACAACCCAATAAGCCCCACCATCCGCAAGAAGCCGAGCGAGCACGATATGGATGATCTGTCACCACGACCCGATGACAGCTTGTTGCCCTCCGAGGGCTCCCGACATCGCAGACAAATCTCGCCATCGATCGACCATAGCACGAGCGATCGGGCTAGTAGTGTTGGTTCGGCTTCCAAATCCAAGCCCAACGCCCCGGTTCTCTTCCAcggtcctcctccccccatcgCCACGTCCCGGATACTCTAtcgggatgaggaggagccaCAGTCATACCGCCCGTTTGACACAGCGGCATCTACTGCTCGAAATGTTGGCGGCGTACAATTCGACCGCCAGGACGGCTCCTCAGCCCACATAAGAGGGCGTGATGCGGTAAACTACAACGAGTATGAGCTGGATGCAGTGTGGCGCAACCTTCACCACCGGGAATGCCAGCTTCAGAAGGAGCTCCAGAATATCCTGGATGTCCAGTCAGCGTGCCTATCAGCCCAAGTTGGGAGAGCAGGGTCTACAGGAAGCCCTCAGGCCAGTGATGcaggcaccaccacccctacAAGCACATTACACGCTAGCACCAATTCCATGTCTACAGCACGCCGGGTAAGCTTTGCTCAGACTACAATAACACACACGGGACACGTGATACCGGTGAGAcaacccaagaagaagcgtCCGTCTATACGCGAAGCTCGTACAGGACTTGCTAGGCACATGACACTCCTGGCAGATCTAAAAGCAGAGGAGGACGCCAATTTGACTGCCGCTCTGTCAATGAGGAAGCGTGCTCTTGCCCAGCTGCGGAAGCTATGCCGGCAACGGGAGGAGATCACCGGCGAATTGGAGAAGATCGAGCAAGACGAAGAGGAGCCTCTTGCACAGGAGATCAGGGAGCTGACAGAAGAACGGAGTAATGTGGCAAGTGAGATAAAAGAGTTGGAAGAGAGGCTGGTTGGGTTGCGGAACAGAAAAAGGTACCTGGATGCCAAGGTGGCCGATGTGGAGAGCAAGAGGGACGCAGGTCTGAGTGGCTATCGTGGGGCTCTGAAGGATGTGGATGGGAAGCTGGGCGGGATCCTGACGAGACCCAGTGTCAAACCACTGGACTTGGAGGGTGTGATTGGGCCTGGTCAACCAGTGGATAGGGGATCGCATTTGTCAGGATTGGAGTTTCTGAGGCTGAGACCGGAGAGGAGAACGCCTGAGATGGCCAAGGAGTGGtgggagggcgaggttgcaTTGCTCACGGCGAGGAAAGCTGATGTTGATAGGGAACGGTTAGCCTTGGAAGAGGGTGTGGAAGTGTGGAGGGAGACGTTGCAATTGGTGGACAAGTTTGAGTTGAGCGTGGCAGCGGTAATGAAACACTGGGCAGGCAAACACGATAACGACGAGGCGAATCAGGAATGGGTCAAGGCCATGTCGGACGTGCTTGGTGACATGAAGGGTGTCATTGCTGATATGGAGGGGAAGCTccggttggtggaggagaatgGGTGGAATCTCTTGATCTGTGCCATTGGCGCCGAGGTGGAGGCACTTGAACTCGCAAAAGGACTCTTGGTGAAGGGATTACGAGCCGGCGGCTTGGAAGTACAGGACGGTTCGGACGACGAGAGGGATGTGGACGGAGACGGGGGCTCGACACCGCATCTAAGGAGGTCAATGTCTGGTAGCTCAGGGTTACAACGCTCCGCCATCCGCTTcaagtcgtcgtcgtcatcatcatctgaATCAGCCGAGGGAAAGAACCTCGTTGGCGTGCACGATGTCGAGGATGGGCACAGAACTGAGGAGAGTGACAATGAGGTGCCTCCTGACTTGCTGGTGTCTTCGTCGACTGCTCGCGCCAGGGACGGATTGGATCGTACGTGCAGCAGAGAGAGTACTTTGAGCGAGAATGAGGTCCCCCCTGAGTTCTTGGCGGAGCATGTATGA
- a CDS encoding uncharacterized protein (COG:S; EggNog:ENOG503PEFR) encodes MAMSKSVADQGRRQSVSWVGGDEWDPWRTTIQDLYQTQNLPLKDVMKVMEEEHGFRATQRMYKTRIKSWGLDKNFKECEVVELFRVRNERDRVGKRSTTYMIRGREVDWDRVQNYVRRKGLNITQLLASSAGTVSPCAREISCFTPPPEDGRPTGTRDLDVNLLRVSSPSSSSPSPSPPNSSNTNNLFPTTFPPISPAATTTTIHQPPQLPHPLDQTNNPLRRPSYPFPAPPPPLPIVTPPPPPPLLPTLYPPQPPPPPPPLPSQYTTGTQLTTPQSFQLFLSRLYKTTMFQDGERAWGTTDFFLRNMRSLEWLSTIRYALAINKSFLVDGLDGSEGSEEIKRFKAVNRAFAVLEPGSKGVIGSRMFYIVNFLGCFHAGPDGGALKELAGRLMEDIVVKCFRGGEGDRGGFGGDLRRVLSGGDGHEMEVDSVDELMEEGMSVGETAGRFLMAVLGRMVREVGLEVPLGVVLMGDIHGVGDAVGEWKPRGMRGGTMAGCAWRSCLLSPEPPSSNTKEDTGVELLEHGIWLAGYGDDLKAEVKFRALIDQAKTGSSPSPKMAAEMKVLARCSHYQLASIYWRRGEKMAAKEELQLAVKASVLYDHFVQWGDVDFLYV; translated from the exons ATGGCTATGTCCAAGTCTGTTGCGGATCAAGGAAGACGCCAGTCTGTTAgctgggttggaggggatgaaTGGGACCCGTGGAGGACGACGATACAGGACCTATACCAGACGCAGAACCTACCGCTCAAGGATGTCATGAAGGtcatggaggaggaacaTGGCTTCCGAGCAAC ACAACGAATGTACAAGACACGTATAAAATCCTGGGGTCTCGACAAGAACTTTAAGGAGTGCGAAGTGGTAGAGCTATTCCGTGTCCGAAACGAGCGTGACAGGGTCGGGAAGCGATCAACAACGTACATGATCCGAGGTCGAGAAGTCGACTGGGACAGAGTGCAAAACTATGTCAGAAGAAAGGGGCTGAACATCACCCAGCTTCTTGCCTCCAGCGCCGGCACTGTCAGTCCATGCGCGAGGGAAATATCGTGTTttacaccacccccagaaGATGGGAGACCAACCGGCACCAGAGATCTGGATGTCAACTTACTGAGGgtatcctccccttcttcctcctcgccctccccatccccaccaaacagcagcaacaccaacaaccttTTCCCCACAACCTTCCCCCCGATCTCTCCggccgcaacaacaacaacaatccaccaaccccctcaactcccGCATCCTCTCGaccaaaccaacaaccccctccgccgACCCTCCTACCCCttcccagcaccaccacccccattaCCGATCGtaacccccccaccaccaccacccctcctcccaactttataccccccccaaccaccaccaccaccaccaccactcccatcaCAATACACCACGGGCACCCAActcacaaccccccaatccttccaactcttcctctcccgcctcTACAAAACAACAATGTTCCAAGACGGCGAACGAGCCTGGGGAACAACAGATTTCTTCCTCCGCAACATGCGCTCGCTGGAATGGCTTTCCACCATCCGGTACGCCCTCGCGATCAATAAATCTTTTCTCGTTGACGGGTTGGATGGGAGTGAGGGTAGTGAAGAGATTAAACGGTTCAAAGCTGTCAACCGCGCGTTTGCGGTCTTGGAACCGGGGAGTAAAGGCGTGATAGGGAGTAGGATGTTTTATATTGTTAACTTTCTCGGGTGCTTTCACGCTGGACCGGACGGGGGCGCGTTGAAAGAGCtggcggggaggttgatggaggacATTGTTGTCAAATGTTTccgggggggggagggggataggGGGGGCTTTGGGGGGGATCTGAGACGGGTTTTGAgtgggggggatgggcaTGAGATGGAGGTCGACTCGGTGGATgagctgatggaggaggggatgtcGGTCGGGGAGACGGCAGGGAGGTTtttgatggcggtgttggggcggatggtgagggaggttggGCTGGAGGTGCcgttgggggtggttttgatggGGGATATAcatggggtgggggatgcGGTTGGGGAGTGGAAgccgagggggatgagggggggcACGATGGCGGGGTGTgcttggaggagctgtttgCTTTCTCCCGAGCCGCCTTCTTCGAATACGAAGGAGGATACGGGGGTTGAGTTGTTGGAACATGGGATCTGGCTGGCGGGCTATGGAGATGATTTAAAGGCCGAGGTCAAGTTTAGGGCGCTGATTGATCAGGCAAAGACCGGCTCTTCCCCGTCGCCAAAGATGGCCGCCGAGATGAAGGTGCTGGCACGGTGTTCCCATTATCAGCTGGCGAGTATTTActggaggagaggggagaagatggctgccaaggaggagctgcagTTGGCTGTCAAGGCATCGGTATTATATGATCACTTTGTGCAGTGGGGGGACGTGGACTTTTTGTATGTATGA
- a CDS encoding uncharacterized protein (COG:O; EggNog:ENOG503P08N), translating to MASSEHPAVGCKTCAFFSEAILKTIRGEAVGENIIRLAASFDPKCATCKYTLDSFARLAPNSPLQLTCPMRLDCFPQKRFFFRTGCGCWDHSAYHLELLPSSELAPTSVHYKIIDADTIDISSLKRWPEYCEQHHEDCRPTPTQPPVTDMILIDVDEHRLVQFPGTPPKYTTLSYVWGVLPDILETRISNFSTLQLPSSLASPEILPRLPLTIQDAIKVTRDMGERYLWVDRLCIIQDDEANKSQQIASMASIYANSQFTIIAADGADANTGLHGVGSSRPFPELPILEFSPECRMRPGPETEEARYFTTWHNRAWTFQERLLSRRSLVFFRGSVIWQCKCSVWVEGVAAEPDGMVVDETWRTEKKRPAHLAFDRHFTFELKTPKRPDFRYFEGLVRQYQRRRMTYQADGLRAFSGILDVLSRTYDGGFLHGMPKMFFDVAMLWEPQAGSKPRLVAPGSRELMFPSWSWASFQGNVANNLSDHTFGNNPSIELTPVVRWYHAPADEPISFVNLTPHLARMFKQGGVGGLDLKFFDVPTIDTGGLTVEKEKLGWLLHGSVSVASFRMQPEKEETSKLVRVAWEEEVAPFVNYHFLDSSGKIVGRLKVPFTREDPVLEKDALCECIVISEGKAYYKRSKWLKEIYLPEWGLNEETRELEEFHFYNVLWVEQREGIAYRRGCGTIWKEGWDRQNPEVRNIVLG from the coding sequence ATGGCCTCAAGCGAGCATCCGGCTGTTGGCTGCAAGACTTGCGCCTTCTTTTCAGAGGCCATTCTCAAGACCATTCGAGGAGAAGCAGTCGGTGAGAACATCATCAGACTCGCCGCAAGTTTCGATCCAAAATGTGCCACCTGCAAATACACCCTCGACTCCTTCGCTCGTCTAGCTCCAAACTCGCCCCTCCAACTGACCTGTCCTATGCGACTCGATTGCTTTCCCCAAAAGCGATTCTTCTTTCGAACcggatgtggttgttgggaccACTCAGCCTATCACCTCGAGCTGCTTCCCTCATCAGAACTTGCTCCAACCTCGGTACACTACAAGATCATCGACGCAGACACAATCGACATCAGCTCCCTCAAGCGATGGCCGGAATACTGCGAACAGCACCATGAAGACTGCCGACCCACCCCCACTCAACCGCCCGTCACAGACATGATCCTAATCGACGTCGACGAGCACCGCCTCGTCCAATTCCCCGgcacccccccaaaataCACCACCCTCAGCTACGTCTGGGGCGTCCTCCCTGACATCCTCGAAACCCGCATCTCCAACTTTTCaaccctccagctcccaagCTCTCTCGCTTCCCCAGAGATCCTCCCCCGGCTCCCACTGACAATCCAAGACGCCATCAAGGTCACGCGTGACATGGGCGAGCGCTACCTCTGGGTGGATAGACTCTGCATCATCCAAGACGACGAGGCCAACAAATCCCAGCAAATCGCCTCCATGGCCTCCATCTACGCAAACTCCCAGTTCACCATCATTGCCGCTGACGGAGCCGATGCAAACACTGGTCTCCATGGCGTGGGCTCTTCCCGCCCCTTTCCGGAGCTTCCAATCCTGGAGTTTTCCCCCGAGTGCCGGATGCGTCCGGGGCCGGAGACAGAGGAGGCGAGGTATTTCACCACGTGGCATAACAGAGCTTGGACGTTCCAAGAACGGTtgctgtcgaggaggtcgcTCGTTTTTTTTAGGGGGAGCGTGATCTGGCAGTGCAAGTGCTCCGTCTGGGTTGAAGGGGTCGCCGCGGAGCcggatgggatggtggttgatgagacaTGGAGGACGGAGAAGAAAAGGCCGGCGCATCTGGCGTTTGATAGGCACTTCACGTTTGAGCTCAAGACCCCCAAGAGGCCCGACTTTCGCTATTtcgaggggttggtgaggcaGTATCaacggaggaggatgacgtaCCAAGCAGATGGTCTTCGGGCCTTTTCTGGAATTCTGGATGTCCTCAGCCGGACTTATGATGGTGGTTTTCTGCACGGGATGCCAAAGATGTTCTTCGACGTGGCCATGTTGTGGGAGCCTCAGGCGGGGTCAAAACCGAGGCTTGTCGCGCCGGGGAGCAGGGAGCTGATGTTTCCTAGCTGGTCGTGGGCTTCGTTCCAGGGGAACGTGGCGAACAACTTGAGCGATCACACTTTTGGGAACAACCCTTCGATCGAGCTGACTCCGGTGGTCAGGTGGTATCATGCTCCTGCTGATGAGCCGATCAGCTTTGTCAACCTCACTCCGCATCTCGCTCGGATGTTCAAgcaagggggtgttggggggttggatttGAAGTTCTTTGATGTGCCGACGATTGATACAGGCGGGCTTacggtggagaaggagaagttggGTTGGCTTCTTCATGGGAGTGTGTCGGTGGCTTCTTTTCGGATGCAGCctgagaaggaagagacCAGCAAGCTGGTCAGGGTTGCctgggaagaagaggtggcGCCGTTTGTGAACTACCATTTTTTGGATAGTTCTGGGAAAATAGTGGGCAGGTTGAAGGTTCCTTTCACGAGGGAGGATCCGGTTTTGGAAAAGGATGCGCTGTGTGAGTGTATCGTGATATCGGAAGGGAAGGCATACTACAAGAGGTCGAAGTGGCTCAAGGAGATATACCTGCCGGAATGGGGACTGAACGAGGAAACTCGTGAGCTGGAGGAGTTCCATTTTTACAATGTTTTGTGGGTTGAGCAGAGGGAGGGAATTGCATATCGAAGGGGGTGTGGTACCATTTGGAAGGAGGGCTGGGATCGACAGAACCCAGAGGTGCGGAATATTGTCCTCGGTTGA
- a CDS encoding uncharacterized protein (EggNog:ENOG503NWYM; COG:O), whose product MTWFLQYSVRPETILTILAVAISVDQLVTIVATTGAVVLSLCFWLHTIGLSSDFFPTLGQHARLQPDSFSQEHLSQRQLEEEDLQLKAVGEEMKSREELSSTPVGGSSVSSPDSRSQSESEALVEQAVEQGYLGKVPAEYNLSEDDVKGPLEVPIWFLNYNLKTTSELANHMPKVIIKEDAPDTAYGEDAVFEIKSAVYNNLWSVLSNPSQTWESANEENLPFFRRTTLLLTAINTMYGARGHRAFFEAVVEQFATDIGADLIALDIEDVLDLGEYWLNGLESQGCVREGKRDKPLLFAHTLLDVPDQRIFRHGTGSATPERRPLIIHIPDVHHFDIPDDNDLQGNPRWFDFADIKEILDVIQLAIINQAGGSGATLLVLSSRYYTTSHRNTDIPLVHALLEAEEDITLVPLKTPSQVKLLEEGPPNCDRHLRINIRSFQRQIRATIGDFTSPLLQPHTAWEFINDCETSRRFCLGHRQHGEIISVGKKVALQVGRHGSVTADHIQQSLIAVASHGEMLKDWDIESSVDDVQSRWAQFSPHIRKKLEQAENGNNDAEKQLLDLVVDPGSIMHGWSNIQLDLDTKDAIAQLIYQATGTISSHLRSGILANVKVGGALLYGPPGTGKTHLARVLAHEHELVMISVSSADIESSRVGETEKTIQNLFSLARKLHPSIIFIDEADSLLKRREPHDHTWERARLNQFLAEMDGLKQDMNSPFVILATNLPQALDDAVLRRVPARLFMGLPRARARREILAICLREDVVADDVNVDDLVRRTKGYTGSDLHTLCVQAALISAAESQASRSVNNMTGLSSIQRVHFEKALRRSAPTSTGHALAAIREFAKASDPQALAQFTAPDNDEVEQASTSAEPSLPRQKMGITTGTLTPPDQSIDNVGDSGSVTGGEAASEFASPEFGVPEAPTSHKAASALGPLYTPLKSNSRQIRVLSITPQSLKTEDSWIECRLETVDLDDMEVWYHELRTILQANDGEFPFDVTKTPPAWILATAANELAKEQPKDTEMHWAYVLEKFNSIPELKTLKSDVPFERLTRWTEFAPRYEWGDYIAMSYTWGPPEPSHTILVNNHEVQVGGNLYQMLLRLRKSVEVKQSHLKVWIDALCINQNDDKEKETEVQKMDVIYNMALAVRGWIGAPSSATPGSPFDTAYTLVRQWFSQHQGIPKSYISDPTLYPQSLLRSLRTVAFELIRLPYWSRTWITQEIALANSVCFWYGDDYLFVPGEIKRALEPFVDFSSALNQPSDLHFMWDDGELDSSSDLPSIQEQRMLSQHVHRIFVKFDLRELPRVNNTGLLITILTLAQASAATDLRDKVYGTLALLPLSIRDSVKPSYAEFYAALDAYADFAKACILGLGDLSIWTYLTRLQPRPGGSSLPSWAIDLSSEADDALVQERTTPPSRPGSRFNANAGKQQCPAFSHDGRIMYCEGLIIDSIDTLTMSPSRAREITLQDSYFNPLSSVTNPPAAPSNMPNEDARTALARVLHAEPEYDISNPSCLLNLAWGLKEDRPPDGLNWQRLEANIKDASELAHAHMSLLWWRALLHANLDFMIKGCPLHSYFSSGAAQEFQPHEYTYQDLSQTSYRRLCMTSNGRVGTVPGLAQAGDKIVVLFACQKPVVVRPKGKHYEFIGTCFVDGLMKGEAVADMESGGKLNPEMISFC is encoded by the exons ATGACCTGGTTTTTACAGTACTCAGTTCGGCCTGAAACGATACTGACGATACTCGCCGTGGCCATCTCCGTGGACCAACTTGTCACCATCGTAGCGACTACTGGAGCAGTCGTTCTATCTTTGTGTTTCTGGCTACATACAATTGGGCTCTCGTCGGACTTCTTCCCGACTTTGGGCCAGCATGCGCGACTTCAACCTGACTCTTTTTCACAGGAGCACCTCTCTCAGCGCCAACTCGAGGAAGAGGACTTACAACTAAAGGCAGTGGGCGAAGAAATGAAATCAAGGGAAGAGTTGTCTTCGACACCAGTCGGGGGAAGCTCAGTGAGTAGTCCCGACTCGAGAAGTCAGTCAGAGAGTGAAGCTTTGGTGGAGCAGGCAGTGGAGCAAGGCTACCTCGGAAAAGTCCCAGCTGAGTACAATCTATCAGAGGACGATGTCAAAGGACCA TTGGAAGTGCCCATCTGGTTTTTGAACTACAACCTGAAGACAACGAGTGAGCTTGCCAACCACATGCCCAAAGTAATCATCAAGGAAGACGCGCCAGATACAGCATACGGTGAGGATGCCGTTTTTGAAATCAAATCAGCTGTGTACAACAACCTTTGGTCTGTCTTGTCAAACCCAAGCCAGACGTGGGAGTCAGCAAACGAAGAGAATCTGCCCTTCTTCAGGAGGACGACCCTTCTCCTGACCGCGATTAACACCATGTACGGGGCTCGGGGCCACCGCGCCTTCTTTGAAGCTGTCGTCGAACAGTTTGCCACTGACATTGGGGCTGATCTTATCGCACTGGACATTGAGGATGTTTTGGACTTGGGTGAGTACTGGTTAAATGGACTAGAAAGTCAGGGCTGTGTACGGGAAGGCAAAAGGGACAAGCCGCTGTTGTTCGCACATACATTGCTCGACGTTCCAGACCAGAGGATATTCAGGCACGGTACCGGTAGCGCCACGCCTGAGCGTCGACCATTGATCATACACATTCCAGATGTTCACCACTTCGACATACCCGACGATAATGACCTCCAAGGCAACCCAAGATGGTTTGACTTCGCCGACATCAAAGAAATACTCGACGTGATACAGCtagccatcatcaatcaaGCGGGAGGGAGCGGTGCCACCTTGCTTGTGCTTTCGAGTCGCTATTACACCACATCCCACAGAAACACTGACATTCCCCTCGTACACGCGCTTCTTGAGGCCGAAGAGGATATAACACTGGTGCCACTGAAAACTCCAAGCCAGGTCAAACTGCTTGAAGAAGGACCTCCCAACTGCGATCGTCATCTTCGCATAAACATCCGTTCATTCCAGCGACAGATAAGGGCCACTATCGGGGACTTTACTTCGCCGCTATTGCAGCCTCACACGGCATGGGAGTTCATCAATGACTGCGAGACATCGAGGAGGTTTTGCCTCGGGCACCGGCAACATGGGGAAATCATATCAGTTGGGAAGAAAGTTGCGCTTCAAGTCGGAAGACATGGAAGCGTCACTGCCGATCACATTCAACAATCACTTATTGCAGTGGCCTCGCACGGAGAAATGCTAAAAGATTGGGACATTGAGAGTAGTGTTGATGACGTCCAGTCGCGCTGGGCTCAATTTTCGCCACATATTAGAAAAAAGCTCGAGCAAGCTGAGAACGGGAATAATGACGCTGAGAAACAATTATTGGATCTTGTTGTTGATCCCG GGTCGATCATGCACGGATGGTCGAATATCCAGCTCGATTTGGACACGAAGGATGCCATCGCCCAGTTGATTTACCAGGCAACAGGGACTATTTCGTCCCATCTCCGGTCTGGAATCCTCGCAAATGTCAAAGTCGGCGGTGCTCTACTCTACGGCCCCCCAGGGACAGGCAAGACTCATCTAGCAAGAGTGCTGGCCCACGAGCACGAGCTGGTCATGATTTCGGTATCTTCGGCCGACATTGAGTCCAGTCGTGTGGGTGAAACAGAAAAGACCATCCAAAACCTCTTCAGTCTAGCTCGCAAACTCCATCCAAGCATCATTTTCATCGACGAAGCGGACTCCCTCCTAAAGCGCAGGGAACCACACGACCACACGTGGGAGCGTGCTCGACTGAACCAATTCCTTGCCGAAATGGATGGTCTCAAACAGGACATGAACTCGCCGTTTGTTATCCTGGCCACCAACCTTCCACAAGCACTTGATGACGCCGTTCTCCGTCGCGTTCCTGCAAGATTGTTCATGGGCTTACCGCGGGCGCGGGCGAGGCGAGAGATTCTTGCAATCTGCCTCCGCGAAGACGTTGTTGCAGACGACGTGAACGTTGATGACCTTGTACGACGCACCAAGGGTTATACAGGCTCCGACCTGCATACTCTGTGTGTCCAGGCTGCTTTGATCTCAGCGGCCGAATCCCAAGCCTCGAGGTCTGTTAACAACATGACCGGGCTTAGTAGCATACAGCGAGTTCACTTTGAAAAGGCACTGAGGCGATCAGCACCTACGAGCACTGGACACGCACTGGCTGCGATCCGGGAATTTGCAAAAGCAAGCGACCCACAAGCATTGGCTCAGTTTACAGCGCCTGACAATGATGAGGTAGAACAAGCATCGACATCGGCAGAGCCTTCGTTGCCGCGCCAGAAGATGGGAATCACGACCGGTACATTGACACCTCCGGATCAAAGTATTGACAACGTAGGAGATTCGGGGTCTGTGACAGGGGGTGAAGCCGCTTCTGAATTTGCATCGCCTGAGTTCGGAGTCCCAGAAGCTCCAACATCCCATAAAGCAGCCTCTGCCTTGGGACCGCTTTACACACCCCTGAAAAGCAACAGCCGACAAATCAGAGTGCTATCCATCACGCCACAGTCACTTAAAACTGAGGACAGTTGGATAGAGTGCAGGCTTGAGACGGTCGATCTCGATGACATGGAGGTGTGGTACCACGAGCTGCGGACCATACTCCAAGCAAACGATGGCGAGTTCCCATTTGATGTGACCAAAACACCTCCGGCATGGATTCTAGCGACAGCTGCAAACGAGCTGGCCAAGGAACAACCAAAAGACACTGAGATGCACTGGGCATATGTTTTGGAAAAGTTCAACTCGATCCCAGAGCTGAAGACGTTGAAATCAGACGTACCATTCGAAAGGTTGACAAGATGGACAGAGTTCGCTCCGAGATATGAATGGGGGGACTACATAGCTATGAGTTATACCTGG GGACCTCCCGAACCTTCTCACACCATCTTGGTGAATAATCACGAGGTACAAGTTGGTGGCAACCTTTACCAGATGCTCTTGAGGCTCAGGAAGTCAGTAGAGGTCAAACAGTCACATCTCAAGGTCTGGATTGATGCCCTCTGCATCAACCAAAATGACgacaaagaaaaggagaCCGAGGTGCAAAAGATGGATGTGATATACAACATGGCTCTGGCAGTTCGAGGGTGGATAGGTGCCCCGTCCTCGGCAACACCAGGGTCCCCTTTTGACACCGCTTACACATTGGTGCGACAGTGGTTCAGTCAGCATCAGGGAATCCCCAAGTCTTACATTTCCGACCCCACACTATACCCTCAGTCACTACTTCGGTCGTTGCGAACTGTGGCCTTTGAGCTCATCAGACTGCCGTACTGGAGTCGCACTTGGATCACACAGGAGATTGCGCTCGCTAATTCTGTTTGTTTTTGGTACGGTGATGACTACCTTTTTGTACCCGGAGAGATAAAGCGAGCGCTCGAACCGTTTGTCGACTTTAGCTCGGCACTCAATCAGCCATCAGACTTGCACTTTATGTGGGATGACGGTGAGCTTGACTCCAGCTCTGATCTCCCCTCGATCCAGGAACAACGGATGTTGTCTCAGCACGTCCATCGAATCTTTGTCAAGTTTGACCTTCGGGAGCTCCCCAGGGTTAATAACACCGGACTTCTCATCACGATTTTGACTTTGGCCCAAGCATCCGCCGCCACCGATTTGCGCGACAAAGTCTACGGGACACTGGCCCTgctccccctctccatcaGAGACAGTGTCAAACCCAGCTATGCTGAGTTTTATGCGGCACTCGATGCTTACGCAGACTTTGCTAAAGCCTGTATCCTAGGCCTGGGCGATCTATCAATATGGACCTACCTAACCCGGTTACAGCCCCGTCCAGGGGGTAGCTCTCTACCAAGCTGGGCCATCGATCTCAGTAGTGAGGCGGACGATGCTTTGGTTCAAGAACGTACGACCCCACCTTCACGTCCTGGTTCCCGCTTCAACGCCAACGCGGGAAAACAACAGTGTCCTGCCTTTTCTCACGACGGACGCATCATGTATTGCGAGGGATTGATCATCGACTCCATTGACACGTTGACGATGTCGCCCTCGCGCGCAAGGGAAATCACATTACAGGATTCGTATTTCAACCCGTTGTCTTCAGTGACCAACCCCCCCGCTGCCCCGTCGAACATGCCCAACGAAGACGCCAGGACGGCTTTAGCACGCGTGCTGCACGCAGAACCCGAGTATGACATATCTAATCCAAGCTGTCTCCTCAATTTGGCATGGGGTCTAAAGGAAGATCGTCCGCCAGACGGGCTCAACTGGCAAAGACTGGAAGCCAACATCAAGGACGCTTCTGAACTAGCTCACGCCCACATGTCCTTGTTGTGGTGGCGCGCCCTTCTCCATGCCAACCTCGACTTTATGATCAAAGGGTGCCCACTGCACAGCTACTTTTCTTCAGGTGCGGCACAAGAGTTCCAACCACACGAGTACACGTACCAGGATCTATCTCAGACATCCTATCGAAGACTTTGCATGACTTCGAATGGTCGGGTTGGGACGGTGCCAGGTCTGGCCCAAGCCGGCGACAAGATTGTCGTTCTCTTTGCTTGCCAAAAGCCGGTGGTGGTTCGCCCCAAGGGGAAGCATTACGAGTTCATCGGCACCTGTTTTGTGGACGGGCTCATGAAGGGGGAGGCCGTGGCTGATATGGAAAGCGGGGGCAAGCTCAATCCTGAGATGATTTCTTTTTGTTAG